Proteins co-encoded in one Setaria viridis chromosome 9, Setaria_viridis_v4.0, whole genome shotgun sequence genomic window:
- the LOC117835062 gene encoding 15-cis-phytoene desaturase, chloroplastic/chromoplastic, translated as MDTGCLSSMNITGVNQARSLAGQLPTQRCFANSHHASFAVKSLVVRNKGRRSHHRHAALQIVCKDFPRPPLESTINYLEAGQLSSFFRNSERPSKPLQVVIAGAGLAGLSTAKYLADAGHKPILLEARDVLGGKVAAWKDEDGDWYETGLHIFFGAYPNIQNLFGELGIEDRLQWKEHSMIFAMPNKPGEFSRFDFPETLPAPVNGIWAILRNNEMLTWPEKVKFAIGLLPAMLGGQPYVEAQDGLTVSEWMKKQGVPDRVNDEVFIAMSKALNFINPDELSMQCILIALNRFLQEKHGSKMAFLDGNPPERLCMPIVNHIRSRGGEVRLNSRLKKIELNPDGTVKHFTLTDGTQITGDAYVCAAPVDIFKLLVPQEWSEISYFKKLEKLVGVPVINVHIWFDRKLKNTYDHLLFSRSPLLSVYADMSVTCKEYYDPNRSMLELVFAPAEEWVGRSDTEIIDATMEELAKLFPDEIAADQSKAKILKYHVVKTPRSVYKTVPNCEPCRPLQRSPIEGFYLAGDYTKQKYLASMEGAVLSGKLCAQSIVQDYSRLSLRSQKSLQSEEVPVAS; from the exons ATGGATACTGGCTGCCTGTCGTCTATGAACATTACTGGGGTGAACCAAGCAAGATCGTTAGCAGGACAACTTCCTACTCAGAGATGCTTTGCAAATAGTCACCATGCAAGCTTTGCTGTGAAATCTCTTGTTGTGAGGAACAAAGGAAGAAGGTCACACCATAGACATGCTGCTTTGCAG ATTGTCTGCAAGGATTTTCCAAGACCTCCGCTAGAAAGCACAATAAACTATTTGGAAGCTGGACAGCTCTCTTCATTTTTTAGAAACAGCGAACGCCCCAGTAAACCATTACAGGTCGTGATTGCTGGTGCAG GACTGGCTGGTCTATCAACGGCGAAATATCTGGCAGATGCTGGCCATAAACCCATATTGCTTGAAGCAAGAGATGTTTTGGGCGGAAAG GTAGCTGCTTGGAAGGATGAAGATGGAGATTGGTATGAGACCGGGCTTCATATCTTCT TTGGAGCTTATCCCAACATACAGAATTTGTTTGGCGAGCTTGGTATTGAAGACCGTTTGCAATGGAAAGAACACTCCATGATATTTGCCATGCCGAACAAGCCAGGAGAATTCAGCCGGTTTGATTTCCCAGAAACTTTGCCAGCACCTGTAAATG GAATATGGGCCATACTGAGAAACAATGAAATGCTTACCTGGCCGGAGAAAGTGAAGTTTGCTATTGGACTTCTGCCAGCAATGCTTGGTGGTCAACCTTATGTTGAAGCTCAAGATGGTTTAACGGtttcagagtggatgaaaaAGCAG GGTGTTCCTGATCGAGTGAATGATGAAGTTTTTATTGCAATGTCCAAGGCACTCAATTTCATAAATCCTGATGAGCTATCCATGCAGTGCATTTTGATTGCTTTGAACCGATTTCTTCAG GAGAAACATGGTTCCAAAATGGCATTCTTGGATGGTAATCCACCTGAAAGGCTGTGCATGCCTATTGTTAATCACATTCGGTCTAGGGGTGGTGAAGTCCGCCTGAATTCTCGTCTTAAAAAGATTGAGTTGAATCCTGATGGAACTGTTAAACACTTCACACTTACCGACGGAACTCAAATAACTGGAGATGCATATGTCTGTGCGGCACCAG TTGATATCTTCAAGCTTCTTGTACCGCAAGAGTGGAGTGAAATTTCTTATTTCAAGAAGCTGGAGAAGTTGGTAGGAGTTCCTGTTATCAATGTTCATATATG GTTTGACAGAAAACTGAAAAACACATATGACCACCTTCTTTTCAGCAG gaGTCCACTTTTAAGTGTCTATGCAGACATGTCAGTAACCTGCAAG GAATACTATGATCCAAACCGTTCAATGCTGGAGTTGGTCTTTGCTCCTGCAGAGGAGTGGGTTGGTCGGAGTGACACTGAAATCATCGATGCGACTATGGAAGAGCTAGCCAAGTTGTTTCCTGATGAAATCGCTGCCGATCAGAGTAAAGCAAAGATTCTTAAGTATCATGTCGTGAAGACACCGAG ATCTGTTTACAAAACTGTCCCAAACTGTGAACCTTGCCGACCTCTCCAAAGGTCACCGATCGAAGGGTTCTATCTGGCTGGCGATTACACAAAGCAGAAATACTTGGCTTCCATGGAAGGTGCAGTATTATCTGGGAAGCTTTGCGCCCAGTCTATAGTGCAG GATTATAGCAGGCTCTCCCTCAGGAGTCAGAAAAGCCTACAATCTGAAGAAGTTCCGGTCGCATCTTAG